The Candidatus Dadabacteria bacterium nucleotide sequence AGAAAACAGACTTTGAAGAACAAAAAGAAAACGCAATTTTATTATGGCAGTTTCTTCAAAGTCATTTAGAACAGGACCTTCATTTTTTCGAGGCCAAGTATTATTGGTTTTTCCGTAAGGAACGTCAGAAACGCATTACTTCCATAATTCTTGACTCTCTGAAGAAATCGAAATGGATTCCTACTAAAGATGGATTGCTTAAAAAGCCGAATGAGACAACCATAGACCAAATCATAGATGAATTGTCGGATGCGGATGAGTTGATTAAACATCTTGGACTTGGCGCAAACCAAAGGGAGCAAGAGCGTGAATATGCAGAAAAACTTGGTGTCAGCCGTGAACACATTGAGTTTATAAAAAACCATCCCGCCGAGTTTGAACAGTTCATAGCCAACATGGCTTCCCGCAAGAAACCCCCGTTTCCAAAGAGATTGGTGAACAATCCAGAACGACGCGAAGAGCGCCTTGGCAAGCAACTGTCTGATGCTCCAAACAAGAAATACGAACACCGAAAAAGAAGCGTCCGAACCACCAGCGGTAGCATTGACCCGACCGCATGGCTACGAAACCAATACAGGAATGAAGATGACCAGATGATATGCCAGATTTGCAAAGAAGAGATGCCCTTCCGTAAACGCAACGGGGAGCACTACTTCGAGAAAAAAGAGGCGCTTTCCCGTGACCATCTGCTAAAGGAACATGAAGCCCAGTATCTGGCTCTTTGTCCTCTATGCGCCGCCAAATACGAGGAGTTTGTAAAAACTGACGACAATGTGATGGCTGAACTAAAGGAAGCGATTGTTAATGCGGAAGATTGTGAAGTCCCAATATCACTTGGCAACCAGAAGACCAGCATCCGATTTGTAGAAGCCCATTACCATGACCTCAAAGTCATCATCGCTGATACCAAGAAAGACAATAAGTAGGGTATAAAGACATATGGCGTACCTAAAGTGATTGATGGATAGTCTGGAACCACCCTACCCCAAAACCGCTTTCTGTATCTCCTTCTCAACCGCCCCTTCATCCTTTGAAGTGGCGACCGACACCTCGCTTGAGATGAGTGAGAAGGCGTTTTCCATTATCTGCTTCTCGCCGAAAGAGAGGTCTTTCTTCTTGCTTATCCTGCGTATGTCCCTGTAAACCTCGGCAACCTCAAGTATGTCGCCGTTTTTAATCTTCTCGGAATACCCTTTGTGCCGCTTGTTCCAAGCCTGCTTTTTCTCCGCCGCAGTGGTCTTGGTTTTCTGCCTGAGCACCTCAAACACCTTTGAAACCTTTTTCTTGGAAATGACCTTCCTCATCCCCACATCGCCGGTCTTTTTCACCGGAACCATGACCGTAACGTCATTCTTGAGGGTTTTGAGAATGTAAAAAGTGGCTTTTTTCCCGGCAATCTCGCGCCTTTCCACGGACTCAATTTTCGCTACGCCGTAAACGGGATAGAAGACATTGTCACCGGATTTGAATTGAACCGCCATTGGTGAAAAGCATACGCCCCATCAGTCTAACAGCCGCCGCCCGCCCCGTCAAATGGTTAACCTCCCCCCGTTGTGGTAGAATGGCGACGCGCAATGGCCGAAACAAAAATAATCAGAAACTACACGGACAGGGGCGAAAACTCCCGCTTTCTGGATTCCTATCTGGCCTCCGGCGGATACGGGGCGCTGAAAAAAGCGCTCTCAATGAAACCGGAAGAGATTACGGAAACCGTCAAACAGTCAGGCCTCAGAGGGCGCGGGGGAGCCGGATTTCCAACCGGGCTGAAATGGAGTTTTATTCCGGAACAAACCTCCGGGCCCGTCTATCTGTGCTGCAACGCGGATGAGAGCGAGCCCGGCAGTTTCAAAGACAGGGAGATAATTGAGCGCGACCCCCACCAGATGATTGAGGGAATGATCATCGCGGCGCGCGCCGTCGGGGCGTCCGGAATGTACATATACATCAGGGGGGAAATGCCTTACGGAGCAAACGTGATTGAGAACGCCCTGAAGGAAGCCTACGGCGGCGGCTATCTGGGAAACAACATAATGGGTTCGGGCTTCAGTGTGGACGCCGTTCTTTTCAGAGGGGCGGGCGCGTATATCTGCGGCGAAGAAACGGCGTTGCTTGAGTCCATAGAGGGCAAAAACGGAGAACCGCGCCCCAAGCCGCCCTTTCCCGCGCAGTCCGGCCTTTTCGGGCAACCCACGGTTATCAACAACGTGGAAACCCTCGCGTGCGTCCCGCACATAATCAACAGGGGAGCGGAGTGGTTTTCATCCATAGGCGTCCCGAAAAACACGGGAACTAAAATATTCGGCCTGAGCGGCTGCGTGAACAGACCGGGGCTGTATGAACTTCCGCTGGGCGTGCCGCTGAGGGAGGTTATCTACGAATACGGGGGCGGCATTACGGGCGGAGGCCGGCTGAAGGCGGTGTCTCCCGGAGGGTCGTCATCGGCCGTTCTGACCGCCGATGAGATAGACATCCCGATGGACTTTGACACCCTCAACTCCATGGGCTCCATGCTGGGAACCGCCGGAGTAACGGTGATGGACGAAACCGTTTCAATGGTGAGCGCGGCGCGAAACCTCGCGCGTTTCTACAGAGACGAGTCCTGCGGGCAGTGCGTTCAGTGCCGCGAGGGAACATGGTGGCTTGAAAAGATGCTGTCAAAAATAGAGGCGGGCGACGGCTCGCGGGAGTATCCCGACATTATCCTTGACGCCTGCTCCCAGATGAGGGGCACAACCATCTGTGCGCTCGCGGACGGCTGCGCGATGCCGGTTGACTCAATAGTGCGGAAGTTCAGGGCGGAATTTGACGAGGCAATAGCCGGGGGCGGAGTGAAAAACTCCGGCCTTGGCGACTGGAGATAATCTGGCTGGGGCGAGAGGACTCGAACCTCTACCGCCGGAGCCAAAGTCCGGTGTCCTGCCATTAGACGACGCCCCATACGGCGACCATATACTACACAACCGGCGCGGACGGCTCAAAGGGCGGGCCCGCGCAACCCCTCAACGGAGGCGGTGAGAAAAAACTTCCCGGCGCGGGACGCGCCGCGAACCCTCTCATAAACCGCGCGGGCGGCGGAGGCCGTGTCAAACACGGAGAAAAACGCCGAGCCCGAACCGGTCATTCTGAAACGCGCTCCGCCCCTTTCCTCAAGCAGGGAGCGAAACTCCCCAAGGCCGCTGCGGAGGGAAACCGCCGCCCGCTCAAGGTCGTTTCCCGCCTCAAGCGGAAAATTTATGTCCCACATCTCCGCTTTCGCCTCCGGCGCGGGGCGGGTCTCATCCCACCTTCCGTAAACCTCCGCCGTTGAGCATTCAAAACCGGGAAAACAGACCACGTAGTGAAGCGGGGGGAACTGCCCGAGGGTCTCCACCGTCCCGCCGGTGTCTGAGATCCTGCACGCCCCGCGCCCGAAAAAGAGCGGGACATCCGAGCCGACCTCGCTTCCCATAAACCGCAACTCATCATCGCTGAAGACGCCAAACGCGCGGTTCAGCGCGGAGAGAACCGCCGCCGCATTGCCGCTTGCCCCGCCGAGGCCCGCGCCTGCGGGTATGGACTTTTTCAAAATTATCTCCGCGCCCCCGCCCGCCCCGGACTTGAGAAAAAACAGATTTGCCGCGATAAACGCGGTGTTTTGCTCGCCGGGCCCGCACTCAGGCCCGCAATGCACGGCGACCCCCGGGCTTTTCAGCGTCCTGACACTCACCTCGTCAAAAATGCCCACGGGCTGCACAACGGACTCTATGCTGTGGAGGCCGTCAGGCCTTTTCCCCTTGACGCGCAAGTTGAGATTCACCTTGGCGGGGGAAAGTATGGTGAACTCGCTCATACGCCGTGCTATTATGTTTCGGGAGCGCGGACAAGTCCAATGTTTTTTAGAATCCTTCCGTTTTTTGTCGCCGTCCCGATAATTGAACTCGCCATACTGATAAAACTGGGAAAAGTTATCGGGGTGCTGGAAACCGTTTACGTAGTGATCGCCACCGCCGTGCTCGGCGCTTATCTGGCGCAGGCTCAGGGGGCTTCGGCGCTGGCGGCAATGCGCCGCGACATGAGCGAGGCGAGAATGCCGTCAGAGCCCATTATGGACGGCATACTGATTCTGGCCGGAGCGGTTGCCCTTCTCACGCCCGGCCTCATTACAGACCTTGCGGGCTTCACGGTTCTGATTCCCCTCACCCGGCGGATGATAAAACGGCTTATCCGAGCGCGCATTGAAAGAAGGCTCGGCATAGTGGACATAAGCCCGCCCGCCGGTTAGCCGAAGCCGAGCGCGGCGTTCACTATGGCGGCCGCCACCGCGCTGCCGCCCTTTTTTCCCCTTATCACAACAAAGGGGACATCCCCCGCCGCCGCCTCAAGGCGCGATTTTGACTGCTCTACATTGACAAAACCCACCGGCGCGCCGATAACCCCCATGGGGCGGAACCGCCCGGCGGAGAGCGCGTCGGCAATCTCCATGAGAGCCGTGGGCGCGTTGCCGACCACAAAAAGGGCGTTCGGATGCCTTTCAATCGCAACCCTCATCGCCGCCTGAGTTCTTGTTGCGCCGTCCCCGGTCATTTTGAGAGAGTCCGGGCTGTCAAGGTGGCAGAACACTTTTGCGTCCGCCCGCTCAAGAAGAGATTTTGAAATTCCGGCGGCGGCCATCCTCACATCGGTAACTATCTCGCCCCCGCGCAGGGACACGCTCCACCCCTCTATCGCTTTGTCCGAGCAGTGGAAAAGAGTCTCGTACTCAAAGTCCGCCGTGGTGTGGACGCATCTCCTCACCGCAGCCTCCGCGCCCGCGGAGCGGCCCGCACCGGAAAGCCCCTCTTCAACCGCGCGAAAACTCCGCCTGTATATCTCACCGGCGGGAAGCGGCGGGTCGCCCCCGCTTCCCCTCGGAGTTACCATGGTTTCACCGGCGGCAAAGGTCTCGGAGTTGCCGATTATCAAAACCGTGAACATGTCCGCCGCGTCCGGGTCAAGGCGGCCGAGCGTTGTTACGCGCGCGCTTTCGCCGTCCCTTGATACATGGCGGACAATCCCCACGGGGGTCGCGGGGTCTTTTGCTTCAAGAAACATCTCTTTAAGGCGGTTCAGCTGCCAGTATCTCTTGCGGCTTCTGGGGTTGTGAACCACCGTTACAAAGTCCCCCTCAATGGCCGCCGCGATGCGTTTTTCTATCTTCCGCCACGGCGTAAGAAGGTCTGACAGGGAAACGGAGCAGAAATCATGACCGAGGGGCGCGCCCAGTTTTGCCGCGGCCGCAACAAAAGCGCTCACGCCCGGAATGACGGATATCTCCGCCTCGCTCCGCTCCCTCCGCGCCACCGAATGAACCACGGACGCCATGCCGTAGACGCCGCTGTCACCCGAACTGATGACCGAAACATTCCCGCCGCCCTCCGCTATCCTGAGCGCCGAGGCGGCTCTTTCCTCCTCCTCCGAGAGTTCCATCTCAACCCTTTGGCAGCCTTCGGGTATGAGCCCCTCAACAAAACGGAAATAGTAACGGTAGCCCACCACCGCATCGGAGCGGGCGAGCGCAAGGCGGGCAAGCGGCGTAATGTGCCCCTCCGAGCCGGGGCCGACCCCTATGACGGTTACGTTTCCCGGCATTTGTTGAGCCTCTTTGATATGATGAGCAGGGAAAAATACGGAAAGTCCTCATCCGCTATGTCTTCCTCGCGCCCCGTTACAAGGTGACCTTCGCCGCCAAGGTCGCGGCAGTAGACAAAATCAAGCCCTTTTTCCCTTACGAGCGGCGCGATGCCGGGCGCGGGCTTGAGAACCACCACGGACTCAAACTTTTCCACGGCGGACTCTATTTCCCGCAGAGCCCCTCCGGTAACGACCGCCACTCCGCCGTTTCCGAGACACAGGCACACCCCCGCCGCCGCCGCCGCCGCGGACGGCGAGGAAACCCCCGGCACCAGTTCAAAGCCGCAAAAACCGCCCGCGCTTAAAACGCGGAACACCGTGCTGTAAAGAGAAACGCACCCCTCGCACACAACCGCCACATCAATCCCCCTCTCAAGGTCGGCGCGCACCGCGCTTCGCGCATCGGCGTATGAGCGCTCTGCGGAGTCCCTGTCTTTCATGTCAACGGCAAACGGCTTCGCCCTGTCGTCAAGCCCGTAATGGCTCAGCACGGCGAGGCAGCGGCCGCCCCGCCCCGCGACCGGATAATAAATGACACCCGATGAGCGAAGCGCCTCCAGCCCGCGGACGGTTATAAGGTCGGGGGAGCCCGGACCCAGAGAGACCCCCCTCAGCCGCCCGGACGGTTTTTGCTCACTCATCATGGGTATGCCCCGCGGAGCCTCTTACGTGGAAATGGTGTCCCACCTGCTCTGCGCCCTTTTCCCGCTCAAAACCGACTATCTGCGTCCTGTATTTGCAAAGCTGGCAGTTCATGTTGGCGCTGCCGTTTTCCACCTCCCGCGCCCTCTCCTCAAGGATGTCAACTATCAGCGGGTGGGCTCCGAACGGCCCCGTGGCGACTATCTCCTTGCCGGAGCGCCCGGCGTGCTCATTTATCTGCGAATAAATCCTCTTCAGCAGCACGCCGGTAAAGAGAAACACCGGAACCGCCACTATTCTTGAATACGGCAGGAACTCCAGCGTCCGGAGCGTCTCCTCAAGGCCCGGGCGGGTAACCCCTATGTAGGCCGAGCGGGAAAATCCGAACCCCATTCCCTCCTCAAGCATTCTCGCCATTTTGGCGACATCGGAATTGCCGTCCGGGTCTCTTGTCCCCCTGCCTATGAGAAGCAGGCAGGTGTCTTCCCTCGGCGCGGGCGCGAGGTCTTTTTCACACTCCTCTATGAGGATTTTGCACAGTTCAAGCAACTGGGGCGAGACGCCGAGAAAACTGCCGAAACGAATGCTCACGTTCTCCGTCTCCGCCTGTATGGAGTTCATCTCAAACGGCATGTCGTTCTTCGCGTGCCCGCCGGCAAACAGAATGGCGGGAAGCGATATGATGTCCGTAACGCCCTTTTTCACCATCGCCTTTACGGCAACGTCAAAGGTGGGATGCGCAAACTCAAGAAACCCGTATTCCACAACCGCCTCCGGGCGGCGGCGTCTCATCGCGTCCACAAGTTCCCTGAAGCCGCTCACCCCTTCGGGGTCGCGGCTGCCGTGCCCGCATATAAGAATGCCCTGAGACCTCACGGGGAGAAGATACTCAATCGGAAGTTTGAATTCCAAAGCCGCGCTAAAATACAAGCGCCGCGGCAACCGCAAACGCCGCGGCGCAGACGGTCGCGGCTTTGCCGACCGCGGCCGCCTTTTTGAAGTCGGCGGAGTCCGGCTCTCTGTCACGCAGACCGATAAACGGCCTTGCCGCCGTCCGTCCGCCGTAGGAGGAGGCTCCGCCGAAACGGCAGTCCAGAATTCCCGCAAGCGCCGCCTGGGGAAAACCGGCGTTGGGGCTGGGGTGGCTGCGCCCGAATCTTCGCGTAAACGCAAAGGCGCGCCGCATGCCCGCGCGGTCCGGAGCGCACAAAACCATAAACGCGGCGGTAAGGCGCGCGGGGACAAGGTTTGCAAGGTCGTCCATTCTCGCCGCCGCCATGCCGAAACGCAGGTGGCGCGCGGTCTTGTATCCAATCATTGAGTCCAGAGTGTTCACCGCCTTGTACGCCATCATGGCGGGAATTCCTCCGAGCATGTAGAAAAACAAAGGAGCCACGACGCCGTCCGACAGATTTTCGGACATGGTTTCAAGGGCGGCGGTCTTTATCCGGCGCGGCCCGAGGGCGGCGGTGTCGCGCCCCACAAGGTGTGAAAGCCGGGCGCGGGCTGCCTCAATATCGCCGCTCTCAAGAGCGGAAAAAACCCCGCCGCAACCGGTTGTGAGGCTCTTTCCCGCAAGCCCCAGAAAAACAAACAGCGCGCAGAAAACGGCGTGAACAAGAGCGCCGGAAAACAGCGCGGCGGCCTCAAGCAGGGTAAAACCGGCAAACACGCAAACGACAAGAGACACGGAAAAAACCGCCCCTTTCACCGCAGCCGCCCGCCCCGTGTTCAGCACGGAGTCCGCGCGGGATATGACGGCGCCGAACAGGCGGACGGGGTTGGGAAGCCGGGGAGGGTCGCCAAAAACAAAATCCACCAGAAGACCGGCGAGCAGGCAGAGCGAAGAAACAATGTCCGGAGGGAGAAAGTCCATCTTTGTTTGGCAGTCCCTACGGGATTTGAACCCGTGTTTCTACCTTGAGAGGGTAGCGTCCTGGGCCAGGCTAGACGAAGGGACCCCTTGAGGAACGGAAGACTTATTGTATACGGGATTTCGCCCGCGCAAAAGCCGCGCCCTAACCTTCGGACGCGGTTTCGTCCGGTTTTTTGTCGCGCAGGTAGGCGGGGATTTCCAAATCCGGGTCTTCCGGGTCGGTAACTTTGCGCGAAGACGGGGTGAAAAGGTCGGCTTCCGCCGCGGCGCCGTTGGGCTGCGGAGGCGGCGCGGCGGGCTTGCGGGGAGAGTCGCCCGGGTCTCTTATTCCTGTTGCGATTATGGTCACCCGGACTTCGCCGTCCGCGTTCTCGTCAACCGTCCAGCCGAATATGAGATTCACGTCCCTGCTGGACTTCTGCCTCACATAGTCGCAAACCTTCTCAAGTTCATCCATGCCGAAATCGGCGGGGGAAACTATGTGCAGAAGAACCCCCTCCGCCCCCTCAATGGAAAGCGCGCCGAGAAGCGGGCTTTCAACGGCGGTCTCGGCGGCCTTGACGGCCCTGTCCGACCCGGACGCGCCGCCCGTTCCCATGATCGCCTTGGAGCCGCTCTGGCTCATTATGGTTCTCACATCGGCAAAATCGGTGTTGATGAGCCCCGGAGTGTTGATGATCTCGGTGATTCCGCTCACGGCGCGGAACAGCACATCGTTGGCGCTGTCAAACGCCTGCATGACGGGAACGGGGGAATCCCCCCCGCACAGGTTGTCATTGGGAACAACTATGAGCGTGTCAACCTCTTTCTCAAGTCTGGCAAGCCCCTCGGACGCCACAAGGGATTTGGTTTCGCCCTCAAAGGAAAAGGGCATGGTAACGATCGCTATGGTGAGCGCCCCCACCTCTTTTGACACTTTGGAAACCACGGGGGCC carries:
- a CDS encoding CarD family transcriptional regulator — its product is MAVQFKSGDNVFYPVYGVAKIESVERREIAGKKATFYILKTLKNDVTVMVPVKKTGDVGMRKVISKKKVSKVFEVLRQKTKTTAAEKKQAWNKRHKGYSEKIKNGDILEVAEVYRDIRRISKKKDLSFGEKQIMENAFSLISSEVSVATSKDEGAVEKEIQKAVLG
- the nuoF gene encoding NADH-quinone oxidoreductase subunit NuoF, which encodes MAETKIIRNYTDRGENSRFLDSYLASGGYGALKKALSMKPEEITETVKQSGLRGRGGAGFPTGLKWSFIPEQTSGPVYLCCNADESEPGSFKDREIIERDPHQMIEGMIIAARAVGASGMYIYIRGEMPYGANVIENALKEAYGGGYLGNNIMGSGFSVDAVLFRGAGAYICGEETALLESIEGKNGEPRPKPPFPAQSGLFGQPTVINNVETLACVPHIINRGAEWFSSIGVPKNTGTKIFGLSGCVNRPGLYELPLGVPLREVIYEYGGGITGGGRLKAVSPGGSSSAVLTADEIDIPMDFDTLNSMGSMLGTAGVTVMDETVSMVSAARNLARFYRDESCGQCVQCREGTWWLEKMLSKIEAGDGSREYPDIILDACSQMRGTTICALADGCAMPVDSIVRKFRAEFDEAIAGGGVKNSGLGDWR
- the ispE gene encoding 4-(cytidine 5'-diphospho)-2-C-methyl-D-erythritol kinase yields the protein MSEFTILSPAKVNLNLRVKGKRPDGLHSIESVVQPVGIFDEVSVRTLKSPGVAVHCGPECGPGEQNTAFIAANLFFLKSGAGGGAEIILKKSIPAGAGLGGASGNAAAVLSALNRAFGVFSDDELRFMGSEVGSDVPLFFGRGACRISDTGGTVETLGQFPPLHYVVCFPGFECSTAEVYGRWDETRPAPEAKAEMWDINFPLEAGNDLERAAVSLRSGLGEFRSLLEERGGARFRMTGSGSAFFSVFDTASAARAVYERVRGASRAGKFFLTASVEGLRGPAL
- a CDS encoding FxsA family protein encodes the protein MFFRILPFFVAVPIIELAILIKLGKVIGVLETVYVVIATAVLGAYLAQAQGASALAAMRRDMSEARMPSEPIMDGILILAGAVALLTPGLITDLAGFTVLIPLTRRMIKRLIRARIERRLGIVDISPPAG
- the cobJ gene encoding precorrin-3B C(17)-methyltransferase — protein: MPGNVTVIGVGPGSEGHITPLARLALARSDAVVGYRYYFRFVEGLIPEGCQRVEMELSEEEERAASALRIAEGGGNVSVISSGDSGVYGMASVVHSVARRERSEAEISVIPGVSAFVAAAAKLGAPLGHDFCSVSLSDLLTPWRKIEKRIAAAIEGDFVTVVHNPRSRKRYWQLNRLKEMFLEAKDPATPVGIVRHVSRDGESARVTTLGRLDPDAADMFTVLIIGNSETFAAGETMVTPRGSGGDPPLPAGEIYRRSFRAVEEGLSGAGRSAGAEAAVRRCVHTTADFEYETLFHCSDKAIEGWSVSLRGGEIVTDVRMAAAGISKSLLERADAKVFCHLDSPDSLKMTGDGATRTQAAMRVAIERHPNALFVVGNAPTALMEIADALSAGRFRPMGVIGAPVGFVNVEQSKSRLEAAAGDVPFVVIRGKKGGSAVAAAIVNAALGFG
- a CDS encoding precorrin-2 C(20)-methyltransferase — protein: MSEQKPSGRLRGVSLGPGSPDLITVRGLEALRSSGVIYYPVAGRGGRCLAVLSHYGLDDRAKPFAVDMKDRDSAERSYADARSAVRADLERGIDVAVVCEGCVSLYSTVFRVLSAGGFCGFELVPGVSSPSAAAAAAGVCLCLGNGGVAVVTGGALREIESAVEKFESVVVLKPAPGIAPLVREKGLDFVYCRDLGGEGHLVTGREEDIADEDFPYFSLLIISKRLNKCRET
- a CDS encoding sirohydrochlorin chelatase; the protein is MEFKLPIEYLLPVRSQGILICGHGSRDPEGVSGFRELVDAMRRRRPEAVVEYGFLEFAHPTFDVAVKAMVKKGVTDIISLPAILFAGGHAKNDMPFEMNSIQAETENVSIRFGSFLGVSPQLLELCKILIEECEKDLAPAPREDTCLLLIGRGTRDPDGNSDVAKMARMLEEGMGFGFSRSAYIGVTRPGLEETLRTLEFLPYSRIVAVPVFLFTGVLLKRIYSQINEHAGRSGKEIVATGPFGAHPLIVDILEERAREVENGSANMNCQLCKYRTQIVGFEREKGAEQVGHHFHVRGSAGHTHDE
- the cbiB gene encoding adenosylcobinamide-phosphate synthase CbiB — encoded protein: MDFLPPDIVSSLCLLAGLLVDFVFGDPPRLPNPVRLFGAVISRADSVLNTGRAAAVKGAVFSVSLVVCVFAGFTLLEAAALFSGALVHAVFCALFVFLGLAGKSLTTGCGGVFSALESGDIEAARARLSHLVGRDTAALGPRRIKTAALETMSENLSDGVVAPLFFYMLGGIPAMMAYKAVNTLDSMIGYKTARHLRFGMAAARMDDLANLVPARLTAAFMVLCAPDRAGMRRAFAFTRRFGRSHPSPNAGFPQAALAGILDCRFGGASSYGGRTAARPFIGLRDREPDSADFKKAAAVGKAATVCAAAFAVAAALVF
- the ftsZ gene encoding cell division protein FtsZ, yielding MPTFTIVPPDAHLRAKIKLVGVGGGGCNALESLMGRGLTGVDFVAVNTDSQHLKKSSAYAKLQIGNLATRGLGAGGVPDVGEDAAIEDKARISEVLDGSDMVFITAGMGGGTGTGAAPVVSKVSKEVGALTIAIVTMPFSFEGETKSLVASEGLARLEKEVDTLIVVPNDNLCGGDSPVPVMQAFDSANDVLFRAVSGITEIINTPGLINTDFADVRTIMSQSGSKAIMGTGGASGSDRAVKAAETAVESPLLGALSIEGAEGVLLHIVSPADFGMDELEKVCDYVRQKSSRDVNLIFGWTVDENADGEVRVTIIATGIRDPGDSPRKPAAPPPQPNGAAAEADLFTPSSRKVTDPEDPDLEIPAYLRDKKPDETASEG